TTTCTCTGAGTACTAAGGGTGCTCAAGATCATTTTTCACAACAATATTCCGGTTTATTTTGAAAATCATTGACAAAGCAGACGCACGGATGGTAAAAATTTTTTATTACCGCAGATTCCGTGGGAATCATTGACTTTTCAAAAATTAACCTATATAATAATCGAAGGTGATTTTGGTGAAGGTTGGTATAGGCTCAATCCGCGAGATACGTGGGGGAGCAGTTTCCTTTGAAGGTTCGTTAGCAATTGATTTTGGGCAACTCGGTATTGATGTTGTCGGTCCTGTAAATGTCAGAGGAACGGTGACGAATACCGGGGAAGGTTTTTTAGTGCAGGCTTCGGTGGATTTGGAATACCGGGCCGATTGTGCACGGTGTTTGGAACCCATCACCAGACAGGAGACCGTTCTCATCAGCGAGGAATTTACTTCCGACCGCGAATCAGCCGATACCGGAACACTCTTTTATTTTAGCGGTGATTTTATCGTTTTGGATGAGTGTATTCGTGAACAAGTCATGCTGTCCATTCCAATGAAAATCCTTTGTTCCGATGATTGTCGAGGGATTTGCCCGGAATGTGGTAGAAATTTAAATCAGGGACCATGTTCTTGTCTCCCGCCCAATTCGAATCCGCAATTATCCAAATTAAAAACATTGTTATCCACAGAAGGAGGTGGAACGAATGGCAAATCCTAA
This region of Hydrogenispora ethanolica genomic DNA includes:
- a CDS encoding YceD family protein, which codes for MKVGIGSIREIRGGAVSFEGSLAIDFGQLGIDVVGPVNVRGTVTNTGEGFLVQASVDLEYRADCARCLEPITRQETVLISEEFTSDRESADTGTLFYFSGDFIVLDECIREQVMLSIPMKILCSDDCRGICPECGRNLNQGPCSCLPPNSNPQLSKLKTLLSTEGGGTNGKS